A segment of the Trifolium pratense cultivar HEN17-A07 linkage group LG7, ARS_RC_1.1, whole genome shotgun sequence genome:
TCACGCCAACGTCTCTCTCAGTTTGACGACAGATTGTTAGGCTCGAAGAGCTTTTGCTTGTTGCTAGTTTTTGCAAGGCATTGATGACACTTGGTTCGTTTTCGTATTGACAGTCAATTCATTTGTCAACTTTTGATCTTTAGTCGGCGCTTGCAAACATTCatgcatcatttttttttttgcaatttggtTTTAGGCTCGTACGCGAGCTCGCTAGGTTGTGCTCGTGATTAGTAGTTGAATTTGTTAGAGTTGGCTAGAGTTATATCAActatggctctgtttggtagaaataagctataagctagcttataacttatagctgaaaaactagtagaataaaattaaagtgtttgacaaatttagctgttgtaaatacaaaatgacataaaagtacatggttagtgggtagttattatatttttaaaaaaaaataaagaaataataaataaaaataataagtgtaaaaatgagaaaaatgtaaaaaactataagctataaacttatacgctacttgaaatagtatCTCAAAAAACGTTACAAGCTAGTTAGAAAAGCtctttaccaaacacttcacatttttataaaataaacttatcagctagtccaataaactataagttagcttattggacttaatTACCAAATAGTGCctatgttgttttgtttgtattatctattttaatttgattGCACTTTTATGTGGTTTTATTggatcagttttttttttattaattggatCGGGTCTTTTGCTCCTCATCTTtgtactttgttttttatttaatctattttatctatgtttggtaaaatcaataagctaacttatagctaGTATAACTAAAAAAGCCCTGTTTGGTAATGGTCAGTACACcaatagcttataacttattttatgagcttataacttattttccgAACGCTATTTCAATTAGCttatgagtttatagcttattgttttttcttccatttttatcCTTATTAGTCCATCTAAaatccaattttaccctttataatttattacaacttaatattaataaatgtaggcatatttcattttttttacgaaaaaacGTAGGTACACGTACACTAAGGGCcagtttggtgcgcaggataggatagtgataggataggatataaaacaggataaggataggataagatatcagcaggataacagttatcctcagttatcctatcttgtgtttggcgcacacaggataacaaacatgataactattatatcatgtttttaatacatacttgctcataataatatgataagatatataaaatatttaaatgacaaaattacccttgtaaatcaattgttatttttttaaaattattttgtaatactttgaattgtttaaataaaaaatataaataagtaatcaaataaatttatatagttttaaataaaaaaatatgagaaaataaaaaagtttaattttttatatgaatcatgatcaaataaataacccaatgctatatacatgttagataagctaaataaatatatgatatatctcatacgtaataacgtaaataataaaaataccattgcaaaataattatatttaatttcttataaaatttaaattaatatccatattttacgattttttaataattagtttactttaaaatattgtaattttagtataattttgatttttttagattatgtaaattacaaaattacccttgtgagaaaatcacatgtatatttaaaaattaattattttattattaatttactatcaaattattttattatttatattttattaattttcattttttttattttaaaatataatttatagaataaatcagtaaaaaaaaaaaaattatcctatcctgctggtaacccagctcaaattcaggataagaattttaactagagagacaggataggataagctacaggattaacttatcatatcctgctgtgtcaccaaacactggactgaaacaatatatgatacagttatcctatcctgtctcttatcctgtgcaccaaacgggccctaacgTTAATTCATATGCTATTATGTGAGTTAAGTTTTTGAGACCGATCCAGGTTATAACTTATTTAAAAACtgaatgtaccaaaaaaattaaaaactgataACATTCTCAAGCTCAACATACAAAgggttaatttattttatttgtttgactAAACAAAGGTTTATTGTTGTGTTTTAATTGTAcactaattaatatatataaagagatacattaaaaatttcaacaaaaaaaaaaaatataaaaaatattttaaattaatagaaaaaagttaacaaatttaaattactaaattttaagtattttaaatatattttattattaattaagaatGTCCTTTTAtgacattttacatttatcaacTAGTTGACcaactaattttaccaaacacttcaattagcTTATCAGTTATAAGTCATCAGCCATCAATTAACAACTATAAGCTATCAGTCGTCaactataaactataagttatCAACTAACTTATCGGCCAACAACTATTTTTTGCCAAACTAAACCTTTATCTATGTGCTTAAAAAGAAATACATTCTTTTATGATTGTTTATCAATCTAAACATATTTtataaacacaattttatttttctttatttaatacTATTGGCTAACACCACAAAGTTGTATTGTCTCCAACTTCCAAATGTTCAATCAAACTTCTCTTGCTTCATGAGTGAAACACACTCTAATATTTCATTGGCTACTTGATGAGTATCTTGAAGTCCAGTAATTCTTTATTTCTTCAGCTGTTCTTCCAGGAAGTCTCCCAGAAATTAAAGGCCACCTGAAAAGGAATATGTTGTAttcaaattgttaattttttaaaaaaatgagagTTGAGCTAAGTGTTATGTACTTATGTATTCAAGGAaagattatattaattaatcatacTTACCTATCCCCCACTAGTTTATGCATTCTGATGATAAGATCTTCCTCATCTTCAGAGAATTCAACCTTGGAAGATTGACTAGAATTGGATTTCTCTgctttaattaaatttaaaaataaaaatcatacttctcttaatctaaaataaatggagtttgttatatttaattttttctaaattaatcAGATCGAAGCTTTTAGTAGATCACACACATCATCTCTATATAGAACTCCTTAGAGATGATGTGATTCATGTAAAAATCATACTTCCTCTATCtgattaatttaataaaaaagttagGGTTCAAGTGTATAAAGAGATGATGTGATCCACATAAAAGCTTCCTTCTAGTACCCAtcagacttatttataaaagatGTTGTTTTCAATATAAACTCATATGGGGACAACCTCCTTAtttataaaacttaaattagggttaattatttttattttaacccATCACAAGACAGAATTACTTATCAATCTCTATGCGTTAAATATTCACACTATTAGATACTCATAAGTCCCCTTTAATCAAACCTTAGTAGATCACTTATAATTGGGATCAATTTAAGTGACAATCCACAAtacataattattcacatgaaacTCCAATGGATAAATGATCCAACATATGAGcctgtttgtttgagatttaaaaaaaatgttttttttttaaaaaaattattttcaagaaaatcattttttttagagattttgaaaaatatctaAAGTTATTTtccgtttgtttacaatcattaaaatatacttttttaagatggtgagagatgatgaatgataaaaaaaaaaaatgaattttgataaaagctattgaaaatagattctcattttgatgacaaaaatgatttttttactaaaatgatttttgaaaaaatatgaaacaaacataactaagataaaaaaatagatttttttttttttggaaaaaatagatttttttgttgaaaaatctgaaacaaacatgcCCATAATTATCCTCCACACAAATAGTTCccttcttataaaaataaaaaactctaaatattaataataaagttCTTATTAAATTTAAACTATTTTTCTACTTGATTTGAAGCCTCTAAGTGATCAAGTTGATGTTGGTAAAAATTTGGACGGTTAAAAGAGAGTCGCATCTAGCCACAAATTTGAgacaaattgaaaattgattaTATGGGACACGGTGGAATATAAATATGTTAAAACTACTTATGTTTTACTTAAATTAATTAGATGATTAAATTGTATTGTTTAATAACATCAATTTTTGAACAACTAGCCGataaatataatgatatataaaaatatatttaattaattaacataattGTCAAAAGACGTTATaagctataaaaaaaattataagttcgtgagaaaaaattattatcgAACAGTATAGCTTGGTCAAATATGAGCttataaataacaaattttcttgtataagctcaaaaacaTTTCTTAACTTTAAAATCTACATACATTAGAAGGAATTAATTAACGACtctaaaatgttttaaaaaaaaaaataaaaaattaacgcCTCTAAAAAGAGTACCTGTAGAAGTATTAGCTGAAACTTCTTCAAAGGAGCGATCCACATTGGCCATGTATTATGTGTATTATATGTATAGTGTACGTATCCGTTAATATCAATAATATGGAATActataaatgaataaaatgagTTTGCAGATGAGAGGCTAATATATAGTAAGTAATAGGTGGAATTAATATAGGGCAAGTTAGGTGGGGTGGTATAATATGGCAAGTAATATGAAGGGAAGTACAATTGTTGGCAAGAGTAGTGAAGAATGGGTGGTGGAGAGGGTGAAAATAAAGTTAAGTAAAGAGAAGACTGAAGGTTGGTTGgactttctctatttttttctatatatatgtaGTTGGACATCATTGTTAGATGACTAATAATAGCATAAAGTTACTGATAGTTAGTTGGTCGAatgatgattgacgctgaacttgatatGGAAGATTAAAGTTCGATCCTCGTAACTGAAATCGGGAGGGGgttagaaccacttgatgccagaattgACCTCCAAACCAGATTATATGGTTCAGTGGCCGGATAATAGCATAACGTTAATTAATATGTCTGGATATtagttaagaaattaaaaaacaataagtttgatattaaaaaaaacatcttttatatttttgtgttaaattttttttttgacccaaaaaataaatcttttataattttataagttgtcaacacaaattttaaaaatatttgtactatttttatttctttaattagTACTCGAGAGAAACTGATTATGATTTTCCATAATAATAATTCTTGAGTGTttactttttttccttcttcaaagcgCCGGCAAGTATAGTTTTATCTATTGAGTCTTtctttaaatcttttttatgGGAGGAAGTGAAGAGGCCCGCAAGATAAACTGGATAAAGTGAGACAAAGTTTGTCACGATAAGGAGGTTGCAGATTGGGGGTCCGAAAGGGTTAGAGAGTTTAATTTAGCTCTCTTAGGGAAGTAGAGCTGGAGGTTGTTGGTTGAGCAAGTGGGGTTGTGGTATAAGGTTTTGGTAGCCAAATATGGTGTTGAGGATGGGCGGGTGAGGGGCGGAGGGAGGAATGCATCTAATTGGTGGAAGGATGTGTGTGAGGTTCGAGAAGGGGTTGGGTTGAGTGTTGGACGGTGGTTTGATGTTAACTTAAGTAGGAAGGTGGGTAATGGGGAACACACTGATTTTTTGAGAGACAAATGGTTAGGTGATCAACATTTTAACATTAATTAAGTAGGCTGTTTGAGTTATCACTTGATAAAATTATTTCGGTGGCAGATATGTGTAGGAGGCGGTGGGGAGTGGGGAAGTGGGATGAAGATGGCAGCGGCATATCTTTCGTGGGAGGAAGAGTTGCTTATGGAGTGTTGTGCCGCACACTTTGGTTAACTTGCTGTTGGATTCTCTGGAAGGAGAGAAATAGTAGATTTTTGCTCATAAAGATTCTTCGGTGGAGATGTTGTTTGACAAGGTAAAAAGATTATCGTcgtggtggttgaaaactagaAATAAATGTTTTAATTATGATATGAATTTGTAGTGGTTAAATCCGCGATCTTGCTTATGATTTTAATTGAACCTCTGATTGCATTTTTTGTAACctcttgtaaattttttttttttttttacggaaccTCTTGTAAACTCCTTAGTTAAGCACATCTTGTGCCTAACTATATTTCAATTTATAgcatatttcttttgtttcttaatttattttttttgagtgTCTAGCAAGTTTGTTAAAGTTGGTGGTTTTTGCCATTTAAATGTTCGACCACTTTTTAGTGTGTTATGTTATGGTTTTATGATCTGTACTTTTGCTTGTATTATTAGCTTTTGTCTAATATTTTGTAACCTTTCTTTGCTTGAATgttgatttatatttatttttagagtttaattgttgtgcaccgtcggtgtaaatcttttttacacatacattcaatgacgcgttgccacatcatttaatgaatgtgacacatcatgtgtttttaatgaccatacatgatgtgtcggtatattattggacgca
Coding sequences within it:
- the LOC123899046 gene encoding MYB-like transcription factor ETC1; its protein translation is MANVDRSFEEVSANTSTEKSNSSQSSKVEFSEDEEDLIIRMHKLVGDRWPLISGRLPGRTAEEIKNYWTSRYSSSSQ